One Brevibacillus choshinensis genomic window carries:
- a CDS encoding methyltransferase domain-containing protein, producing the protein MRIIYPPTIHWEGWLVFQRPQQLMRAFASLGHRAIFQEYGRNSGGTYYQDQVHITEAEANLDPTDDFTVLWVTHAPHYRLKETYRADFLVFDYIDEATDEFAVWNNSDLYDAMQKADLITVVSRRLLQIVSKLYPEKPVLLLPNAAELDHFGKSKLLSIPDDMQAINPPIIGFMGSIAQWLDVNLLQEMAKLRPEWSFVMVGPDYIGLESELRTIQNIYFLGRKSYQELPRYVGHFSIGMIPFTVKDMTHSSSPIKMYEYLAAGIPVISTAIREAVQCPFVETALSASEWIKKIEQLLEAPYMEEEIALFLRQHSWENRAKTAVQTISRLIVEEKGSDSREEANAMNSKAYWNNRFQTDWELLHGKKQTRFFAQITIQNLPPALLQDIRLHRYTIADIGCAEGDGLELLSYAFQNNRLTGIDLSPIAIEKASTQYPRIQFLERDIFQLDEEVMFDVVYTSNILEHFSDPHKVMEEMAKHTRQVLIVLVPFQEHPLSKEHVYRFDYEDFPYAINHFHLDTLQVIDCSKMDYTYWYGKQMLAVYR; encoded by the coding sequence GTGAGGATCATATACCCACCGACGATTCACTGGGAAGGATGGCTTGTATTTCAGAGGCCCCAGCAATTAATGAGGGCATTCGCCTCTCTTGGCCACAGAGCCATTTTTCAAGAGTATGGTCGAAATTCAGGGGGAACGTATTACCAAGATCAAGTTCACATTACGGAAGCTGAAGCAAACCTAGATCCGACTGATGATTTTACGGTGCTATGGGTGACACATGCTCCTCATTATCGATTAAAAGAAACGTATCGCGCTGATTTCTTGGTATTTGATTACATCGACGAAGCAACGGATGAGTTTGCTGTATGGAATAATAGTGATTTGTATGACGCGATGCAAAAAGCTGATTTAATTACAGTTGTGAGCAGGCGATTATTGCAGATTGTCTCAAAGCTATACCCGGAGAAACCTGTTCTCTTGCTGCCGAATGCAGCAGAATTAGATCATTTCGGTAAATCGAAGTTGTTATCAATCCCGGATGACATGCAGGCGATCAATCCACCCATTATCGGTTTCATGGGGTCGATTGCTCAGTGGCTGGACGTAAACTTGCTGCAGGAGATGGCAAAACTTCGTCCCGAATGGTCATTCGTCATGGTAGGGCCTGATTATATTGGGTTAGAATCGGAGCTGCGGACCATTCAAAACATTTATTTTCTAGGCCGAAAATCATATCAAGAACTTCCTCGCTATGTTGGCCATTTTTCCATTGGAATGATACCGTTCACTGTTAAGGATATGACGCATAGCAGTTCGCCGATAAAGATGTATGAATATTTGGCTGCTGGAATTCCTGTTATTTCAACAGCGATTCGCGAAGCAGTCCAATGCCCATTTGTCGAAACGGCTTTGTCCGCTTCTGAATGGATTAAGAAGATCGAACAACTATTGGAGGCTCCCTATATGGAAGAGGAGATAGCCCTTTTTCTTAGGCAGCATTCATGGGAGAATCGGGCGAAAACGGCCGTGCAGACCATTTCTCGACTAATCGTTGAGGAGAAAGGCAGCGATTCTCGTGAAGAAGCAAATGCAATGAACAGTAAAGCGTATTGGAATAACCGATTTCAGACAGACTGGGAACTCCTGCATGGAAAGAAACAAACCAGATTCTTTGCTCAAATAACCATACAGAACCTCCCTCCCGCCTTGCTGCAAGATATCCGTCTTCATCGTTACACGATAGCAGATATCGGATGTGCGGAAGGTGATGGTCTGGAATTACTCTCCTACGCTTTTCAAAACAATCGATTGACAGGGATTGATCTCTCGCCAATCGCCATAGAAAAGGCATCCACGCAATATCCTCGCATTCAATTTTTAGAACGTGACATTTTTCAGCTTGATGAAGAAGTAATGTTTGACGTTGTGTATACTTCCAACATTCTTGAGCATTTTTCTGATCCGCATAAGGTCATGGAGGAAATGGCGAAACATACACGTCAAGTATTGATCGTGTTAGTGCCATTTCAAGAGCACCCGTTATCAAAAGAACATGTTTATCGTTTCGATTACGAGGACTTTCCTTATGCAATCAATCATTTTCATCTAGACACTTTGCAAGTCATTGATTGCTCGAAAATGGACTATACTTATTGGTACGGAAAGCAAATGCTTGCAGTCTACAGATAA
- a CDS encoding glycosyltransferase family 2 protein has translation MNRRRILIGSPVHQEPEILRLFLESLLALNKESVELHFLFIDDNEKSNSSEMLRSFRENNLHVEIIEANSGDLYIRDEATHYWSESLIWKVAEFKNEIIRRALNGSYDYLFLIDSDVLVHPQTIEHLVKKQKDIVAEIFWTRWQPEATPQPQVWLKDVYTQYEQERGENVTEAEKEARYTAFLSQLKKPGIYEVGGLGACTLISRKVLLAGVHFSQIKNLSFWGEDRHFCIRAAAFGFSLFVDTEYPAFHIYRKSDLAKAEQFMQDFRKNQHNRPIQAREVLGFPWGAYIPKRPQITLSMVVKNEANRYLKKALIQHRAYIDNAVIIDDGSRDDTVEVCRELLKGIPLRIIRNEVSKFTNEIELRRQQWEETIKTNPEWILNLDADELFEERFKTEVNDLISRKDIDLYNFRLFDFWNETHYREDSYWCAHFTYRPFLLRYRPHFEYRWKVAPQHCGRFPENIFQLPNTISPIRLKHYGWAKWEDRLEKYERFLSLDPEAKFGWREQYLSILDDCPNLVPWVEEEREGSPA, from the coding sequence ATGAACAGAAGGCGCATACTCATCGGAAGCCCAGTGCACCAAGAACCGGAGATCTTGCGTCTTTTTTTGGAGAGCTTGCTTGCTTTGAATAAGGAGAGCGTAGAGCTGCATTTCCTATTTATTGATGATAATGAAAAAAGCAACTCAAGCGAGATGCTGCGATCCTTTAGGGAGAACAACCTGCACGTCGAGATTATCGAAGCGAATTCCGGTGATCTCTATATACGGGACGAAGCGACGCACTACTGGAGTGAATCATTGATTTGGAAAGTGGCTGAATTTAAAAACGAAATCATTCGACGTGCATTGAACGGCAGCTATGATTATTTGTTTCTAATCGACTCAGATGTGCTCGTACACCCACAAACAATCGAGCATTTGGTAAAAAAACAGAAGGATATCGTTGCAGAGATTTTTTGGACACGGTGGCAGCCTGAAGCCACTCCTCAGCCGCAAGTTTGGTTAAAGGATGTTTACACGCAATACGAGCAAGAACGTGGTGAGAATGTTACCGAAGCAGAAAAAGAAGCAAGGTATACAGCATTTCTCTCGCAATTGAAAAAACCTGGGATCTATGAAGTTGGTGGTTTAGGGGCCTGTACACTCATCAGCCGAAAGGTACTATTAGCTGGCGTCCATTTTTCTCAAATAAAGAATTTATCCTTTTGGGGTGAAGACCGTCATTTTTGCATACGCGCAGCTGCCTTTGGATTTTCTCTATTTGTGGATACGGAATATCCTGCATTTCACATATATCGAAAATCAGATTTGGCTAAAGCTGAACAGTTCATGCAAGATTTTCGTAAAAACCAGCATAATCGCCCAATTCAGGCACGAGAAGTTCTGGGTTTCCCGTGGGGCGCTTACATTCCGAAGCGACCCCAAATAACGTTATCGATGGTTGTAAAAAATGAAGCGAATCGATATCTGAAAAAAGCACTGATTCAGCACCGAGCTTACATCGATAACGCCGTAATCATAGACGACGGGAGTAGGGATGACACAGTCGAGGTCTGCCGGGAACTCCTCAAAGGCATTCCCCTTCGCATAATCAGAAATGAAGTATCGAAGTTCACCAATGAAATCGAATTGAGAAGACAACAATGGGAAGAAACGATCAAAACCAATCCAGAGTGGATATTAAATTTGGATGCAGACGAACTTTTTGAGGAGAGATTCAAAACAGAAGTAAACGACTTGATTTCTCGAAAGGACATTGATCTGTATAATTTTCGCCTTTTTGATTTCTGGAATGAGACCCATTACCGTGAAGACTCGTATTGGTGCGCTCACTTTACATACCGCCCCTTCCTTCTTCGCTATCGTCCGCACTTTGAATACCGCTGGAAAGTAGCCCCCCAACATTGTGGACGGTTTCCGGAGAATATCTTTCAACTTCCCAATACGATTTCCCCAATACGATTGAAACATTACGGTTGGGCAAAATGGGAAGATCGATTGGAGAAATATGAGCGCTTTTTAAGCCTGGATCCAGAGGCAAAATTCGGGTGGCGCGAACAATACTTGTCTATACTCGACGATTGTCCAAACCTCGTTCCATGGGTTGAAGAAGAAAGGGAGGGATCTCCTGCGTGA
- a CDS encoding TolB family protein, with protein sequence MRKRWRAWTNVMSIVVMLAAGGGQVCAKEQSDQPARVSRSGIPAKIAFTRENNLWLLDARLPGAKPQQVEKDGLAQIVGWSANGEWLLFMKYKGSDTYSAPGFLWAVKADGSGAFQVDDRPIMDQPKWSPADLKIAYFVQTGSTEDPKSSFVIKEIKHNQADVVHTAKEVDFVDFSWMPDGKQLLVSTAAAKDRAMTLVVRDLTGKTVSTYPIAAPPNVEEGIYAWAARAMAISPDGAHVGYYLQYNSASLSADGVPIGLFDMSHPDKKPVELGTGLIHPQWLRWSPDGKQLAFIDGTDRMATYNKHLKLADPSGKVVSASPQDSVDTMPTWTTAAPYSLFFTRGKGTEYHYDPQKVMVPGQRIWRQEAGAPAKQVTQGTVQTADYFPSPSPDGKQLLFVRADRAQKGSLILAAQGKETEILSDVIGDIGYYGSYLPPWISVYWVSEPTAASLSK encoded by the coding sequence ATGCGTAAAAGATGGAGAGCATGGACGAATGTCATGAGCATCGTAGTCATGCTTGCTGCAGGGGGAGGGCAGGTGTGTGCGAAGGAACAGTCCGATCAGCCTGCACGAGTAAGTAGAAGCGGCATTCCTGCCAAGATAGCCTTTACCCGTGAGAATAATCTGTGGCTGCTGGATGCTCGGCTCCCGGGTGCGAAGCCGCAGCAAGTCGAGAAGGATGGCCTGGCGCAAATCGTAGGGTGGTCAGCAAATGGGGAATGGCTGCTGTTCATGAAGTACAAAGGGAGCGATACGTATTCGGCACCGGGCTTCTTATGGGCAGTCAAGGCAGATGGAAGCGGGGCCTTTCAGGTAGATGACCGTCCTATCATGGATCAGCCCAAATGGTCACCTGCGGACCTGAAGATCGCTTATTTCGTGCAGACCGGGAGTACAGAAGATCCCAAGTCCTCCTTTGTGATCAAGGAAATCAAGCACAATCAGGCGGATGTGGTACATACGGCAAAGGAAGTCGATTTCGTTGATTTTTCCTGGATGCCGGATGGAAAGCAGCTTCTCGTATCGACAGCAGCGGCGAAAGATCGCGCCATGACTTTGGTTGTGCGTGATTTGACAGGGAAAACGGTCTCGACGTATCCCATTGCCGCGCCGCCAAATGTAGAGGAAGGCATCTACGCGTGGGCAGCGCGAGCGATGGCCATCTCCCCGGACGGCGCTCACGTCGGGTACTATTTGCAGTACAACTCTGCTTCCTTGTCAGCGGATGGGGTTCCCATTGGGCTGTTTGACATGAGTCATCCTGACAAGAAACCGGTAGAGCTGGGGACGGGACTGATCCATCCCCAATGGCTCCGCTGGTCGCCGGATGGCAAACAGCTTGCATTTATCGATGGGACTGATCGCATGGCGACCTATAACAAGCACTTGAAGCTGGCTGATCCGAGCGGCAAGGTCGTATCGGCTAGCCCGCAGGACAGCGTGGACACGATGCCCACGTGGACGACTGCAGCCCCGTATTCTCTGTTCTTCACTCGAGGGAAAGGAACGGAATATCACTATGATCCACAAAAAGTGATGGTACCCGGTCAACGGATCTGGCGGCAGGAAGCAGGAGCGCCAGCCAAGCAGGTGACACAAGGCACGGTGCAGACAGCCGACTATTTCCCATCACCATCGCCTGACGGGAAGCAGCTCCTCTTTGTGCGGGCCGATCGGGCGCAGAAGGGTTCCCTAATCTTGGCGGCGCAGGGGAAAGAAACCGAAATACTCAGCGATGTGATCGGCGATATCGGGTATTATGGCAGCTATCTTCCGCCTTGGATCAGCGTGTATTGGGTCAGTGAACCAACAGCTGCGAGCTTGTCGAAGTAA
- a CDS encoding VOC family protein — translation MLKKLAHVTLYVRDCEEALQFYTDKLGFEKRMDSRMDDGSRWLTIGLPEQELEIVLHDPTDWHSEDVAQQMLALVGKNPMWVWQTDDFYSTYEQFRQNGVTFLGEPRDVMYGTEAVFTDLYGNQYLLLQTVSFS, via the coding sequence ATGTTGAAGAAGCTGGCGCATGTGACGCTGTATGTGCGTGACTGCGAAGAGGCACTGCAGTTTTATACAGATAAGCTCGGTTTCGAAAAACGCATGGACTCTCGAATGGATGACGGCTCTCGCTGGCTCACCATTGGGCTGCCAGAGCAGGAGCTCGAAATCGTGCTGCACGATCCTACTGACTGGCACAGCGAAGATGTAGCTCAGCAGATGCTCGCACTCGTGGGGAAAAACCCGATGTGGGTGTGGCAGACGGACGACTTTTATTCGACTTATGAGCAATTTCGTCAAAATGGCGTGACATTCTTGGGGGAGCCTCGGGACGTCATGTACGGGACCGAGGCGGTTTTTACGGATCTTTACGGAAATCAATATTTGCTGCTGCAGACTGTATCCTTCTCGTAG
- a CDS encoding RluA family pseudouridine synthase, whose amino-acid sequence MNDTQLFERYDWTVDSTDHNERIDKYITTQNEDWSRSQVQAWIKEGRVTVNGEPVKNNYKLQEDDEITLRVPPPKEMAIQPESMSLDIVYEDSDVVVVNKPRGLVVHPAPGHYSGTLVNGLLAHCKDLSGINGVLRPGIVHRIDKDTSGLLMVAKNDKAHMGLAEQLKEHTVNRKYVAIVHGVIPHEMGTIDAPIGRDPKNRQQMAVVFENSKPAVTHFIVLERYKEYTLVELKLETDRTHQIRVHMKYIGYPLAGDPKYGPKNTLELDGQALHAKTLGFTHPRTGEQLEFEAPMPGDLADIINFLKQA is encoded by the coding sequence ATGAACGACACGCAATTGTTTGAACGATATGATTGGACGGTAGATTCGACTGACCACAACGAGCGGATCGACAAATATATCACCACGCAAAACGAGGATTGGTCACGCTCGCAGGTGCAAGCCTGGATCAAGGAAGGGCGTGTCACAGTAAACGGAGAACCCGTAAAAAACAACTACAAGCTGCAGGAAGACGATGAAATCACGCTGCGAGTTCCACCGCCGAAAGAGATGGCCATTCAGCCGGAATCGATGTCACTGGACATTGTGTACGAGGACTCGGACGTGGTTGTCGTCAACAAGCCGCGGGGTCTCGTGGTGCATCCTGCGCCCGGACATTACAGCGGTACGCTGGTAAACGGACTTCTCGCGCACTGCAAGGATTTGTCGGGAATCAATGGCGTACTGCGCCCAGGCATTGTCCACCGGATTGACAAGGACACCTCAGGGCTTTTGATGGTCGCCAAAAATGACAAAGCGCATATGGGGCTCGCCGAACAGCTGAAGGAGCATACGGTCAATCGCAAGTACGTAGCAATCGTTCACGGCGTGATCCCGCACGAGATGGGGACGATCGATGCTCCTATCGGACGCGATCCAAAGAATCGCCAGCAGATGGCGGTTGTTTTCGAGAACAGTAAACCAGCAGTGACGCATTTTATCGTGCTCGAGCGCTACAAGGAGTATACGCTGGTGGAGCTGAAGCTAGAAACTGACCGGACGCATCAGATCCGCGTCCATATGAAGTATATCGGTTACCCGCTCGCAGGCGATCCGAAATATGGTCCGAAGAACACGCTGGAGCTTGACGGACAGGCGCTGCACGCCAAGACGCTTGGCTTCACGCATCCTCGGACAGGGGAGCAGCTGGAATTCGAAGCTCCGATGCCAGGGGATCTGGCAGACATCATCAACTTCCTCAAACAAGCGTAG
- the lspA gene encoding signal peptidase II, translating into MGWSRQTKEDIPLYYLIAAVIIALDQWTKSLVVKHMERGESIPLLADVFHLTSHRNMGAAFGILQNQRWLFIVITLAVVIGIIYSLIRIGKKQPRVSLALSLVLGGAVGNFIDRATTGQVVDFLDFTLINFPIFNVADMAITIGVALLLLDVLLEGKKKAR; encoded by the coding sequence ATAGGCTGGTCGAGACAGACGAAGGAGGACATCCCATTGTATTATCTCATTGCTGCAGTCATTATCGCGCTTGATCAGTGGACCAAGTCGCTGGTTGTCAAACATATGGAAAGAGGAGAATCCATTCCTCTCCTTGCAGACGTATTTCATCTGACGTCCCATCGCAATATGGGCGCCGCTTTCGGGATTTTGCAAAACCAACGCTGGTTGTTTATCGTAATCACACTTGCGGTCGTGATCGGGATCATTTACTCCCTCATCCGGATCGGCAAAAAGCAGCCGCGTGTATCGCTCGCTCTGTCGCTGGTCCTGGGCGGCGCAGTCGGCAATTTCATCGACCGCGCGACAACAGGGCAGGTCGTAGATTTTCTGGACTTTACGCTGATCAACTTCCCGATTTTCAACGTAGCTGACATGGCCATTACCATTGGTGTGGCGCTGCTCTTGCTCGATGTCCTGCTCGAAGGAAAGAAGAAAGCGCGGTAA
- a CDS encoding serine/threonine protein kinase, translating into MRIDQHVLQSFLQEVKVESQSPDDPVVVLHTPYPWELVGTGNYAAVFAHPDYPSLVIKLYAPGRPGWEQEVEVYRKLGETQSFPICYHAEEGYLILKRINGISLFDCIRYGIPILPQVIEDVEEALKEARKKGLFPHDVHGKNVLMDQGRGYLIDVSDYYKNIPDSKWKDLRKAYYRIYLPFLKDRGWKFPLWVLDAIRKGYRWYKKGKRLFK; encoded by the coding sequence CCAATCGCCTGATGATCCTGTCGTTGTCTTGCATACACCCTACCCCTGGGAGCTGGTAGGCACAGGAAACTATGCCGCGGTGTTTGCCCATCCGGATTATCCGAGCCTCGTGATCAAGCTGTATGCACCTGGCCGACCAGGCTGGGAACAAGAAGTAGAGGTGTATCGCAAGCTGGGAGAGACCCAGTCCTTTCCGATCTGCTATCATGCGGAAGAAGGTTACCTGATACTCAAACGGATCAATGGCATTTCCTTGTTCGATTGCATTCGCTATGGCATCCCCATCTTGCCGCAAGTGATCGAGGATGTAGAGGAAGCTTTGAAAGAGGCGAGGAAAAAGGGGCTGTTCCCCCATGATGTTCACGGAAAAAACGTGCTGATGGATCAAGGGCGGGGATATTTGATCGACGTCTCGGATTATTATAAAAATATTCCGGACAGTAAATGGAAAGATTTGCGCAAGGCGTATTACCGGATTTACCTTCCGTTTTTGAAAGATCGCGGGTGGAAGTTCCCGCTTTGGGTGCTGGACGCCATTCGAAAAGGCTACCGCTGGTATAAAAAAGGGAAGCGCTTGTTCAAGTAA